The following are encoded in a window of Sphingomonas phyllosphaerae genomic DNA:
- the ruvC gene encoding crossover junction endodeoxyribonuclease RuvC → MIILGLDPGLGTTGWGVIRAEGNRLSHIGNGQIRTDPSAPLPRRLTNLYAALIDVIRAERPDSAAVEEVLGNTNAQSTLKLGQARGVVLLAAGGSGLAIGEYHPSTVKKAVVGTGGAEKRQIQAMMAVLLPGAKLAGPDAADALAVAICHAHHMASAQGMMRRARPGA, encoded by the coding sequence ATGATTATCCTCGGCCTCGACCCCGGCCTCGGCACCACCGGCTGGGGCGTGATCCGCGCGGAGGGGAACCGCCTCAGCCATATCGGCAACGGACAGATCCGCACCGATCCGTCCGCGCCGCTGCCGCGCCGGCTGACCAACCTCTATGCCGCGCTGATCGACGTCATTCGCGCCGAGCGGCCCGACAGCGCGGCGGTGGAGGAGGTGCTGGGCAATACCAACGCGCAATCGACGCTGAAACTGGGGCAGGCGCGCGGGGTCGTGCTGCTGGCGGCAGGGGGATCGGGGCTGGCGATCGGGGAATATCACCCCTCCACCGTCAAGAAGGCGGTGGTCGGCACCGGCGGCGCGGAGAAGCGGCAGATCCAGGCGATGATGGCGGTGCTGCTGCCGGGCGCGAAGCTCGCCGGGCCCGACGCCGCCGACGCGCTGGCGGTCGCGATCTGCCACGCGCATCACATGGCGAGCGCGCAGGGGATGATGCGCCGCGCCCGGCCGGGCGCCTAG
- a CDS encoding YebC/PmpR family DNA-binding transcriptional regulator: MAGHSKFKNIMHRKGAQDKKRSGMFSKLSREITVAAKMGMPDPDMNPRLRAAVNAAKAQSMPKDNIQRAIDKASKGDTENYEEIRYEGFGPGGVSLIIEALSDNRNRTATNVRTAVSKNGGNLGASGSVSHGFDRVGLITYPASAGDAEKVFEAALEAGAEDVTSSEEGHEIWTEQAALHEVAKALEPVLGEAEGAKLAWRPQTMVEVGEGDAATLFKLIDALDDDDDVQTVWGNYEVSDEVMAKLG; the protein is encoded by the coding sequence ATGGCAGGCCATTCCAAGTTCAAGAACATCATGCACCGCAAGGGCGCGCAGGACAAGAAGCGCTCCGGCATGTTCTCCAAGCTCAGCCGCGAGATCACCGTCGCGGCGAAGATGGGGATGCCCGATCCGGACATGAACCCGCGCCTGCGCGCCGCGGTGAACGCCGCCAAGGCGCAGTCGATGCCCAAGGACAATATCCAGCGCGCGATCGACAAGGCGTCGAAGGGCGACACCGAGAATTACGAGGAAATCCGCTACGAGGGGTTCGGCCCCGGCGGCGTGTCGCTCATCATCGAGGCGCTGTCCGACAACCGCAACCGCACCGCCACCAACGTGCGCACCGCAGTGAGCAAGAACGGCGGCAACCTGGGCGCGAGCGGATCGGTCAGCCACGGCTTCGACCGCGTCGGGCTCATCACCTATCCGGCGAGCGCGGGCGACGCGGAGAAGGTGTTCGAGGCGGCGCTGGAGGCGGGCGCGGAGGACGTCACCTCGTCCGAGGAAGGCCATGAGATCTGGACCGAGCAGGCCGCCCTCCACGAAGTCGCCAAGGCGCTGGAGCCGGTGCTGGGCGAGGCGGAGGGCGCGAAGCTCGCCTGGCGTCCGCAGACGATGGTCGAGGTCGGCGAGGGCGACGCCGCGACGCTCTTCAAACTGATCGACGCGCTGGACGACGACGACGACGTCCAGACCGTATGGGGCAATTACGAGGTGTCCGACGAGGTGATGGCGAAGCTGGGGTGA
- a CDS encoding DUF1003 domain-containing protein: MAHRPPIADLALRLLRKSPHALDAEERRVLDSMDAGTLVARDAADEADLRASVGDRLADKVAAIGGSWGFIIGFSVVLVGWMLLNTDVLARFGWQFDPYPYIFLNLMLSTLAAIQAPVIMMSQNRQAAKDRLAASLDYETNLRAELEILRLHEKLDALVAERLATLEAKIDRLANTGPAS, encoded by the coding sequence ATGGCTCATCGCCCGCCGATCGCCGACCTCGCGCTGCGCCTGCTGCGCAAATCCCCGCACGCGTTGGATGCGGAGGAACGCCGCGTCCTCGACAGTATGGACGCGGGCACGCTGGTGGCGCGCGACGCCGCGGACGAGGCCGACCTGCGCGCCAGCGTCGGGGATCGGCTGGCCGACAAGGTGGCGGCGATCGGCGGCTCGTGGGGCTTCATCATCGGCTTCAGCGTGGTGCTGGTCGGGTGGATGCTGCTCAACACCGACGTGCTGGCGCGCTTCGGCTGGCAGTTCGATCCCTATCCCTACATCTTCCTCAACCTGATGCTGTCGACGCTGGCCGCGATCCAGGCGCCCGTCATCATGATGAGCCAGAACCGCCAGGCGGCGAAGGACCGACTCGCCGCGAGCCTGGATTACGAGACGAACCTGCGCGCCGAGCTGGAGATCCTGCGGCTGCACGAGAAGCTGGACGCGCTGGTGGCGGAACGGCTGGCGACGCTGGAGGCGAAAATCGATCGCTTGGCGAACACGGGTCCGGCGTCCTAA
- a CDS encoding ATP-binding protein, whose amino-acid sequence MTVSVDMGTDTSGAPVTMDLEELLATRLLVQGNSGSGKSHLLRRLLERSAGQVQQVVIDPEGDFVTLSDRYGHVVIEGADYAEREVARIAARLREHRASVVLSLEGLEAEGQMRCAAGFLNALFDAPREHWYPALVVVDEAQLFAPTTGGEVAEEVRRASLSAMTNLMCRGRKRGLAGVIATQRLAKLAKNVAAEASNFLMGRTFLDIDMARAADLLGMERRQAEAIRDLARGTFLALGPAVSRRPLTVRIGAVEDAGAQRSPKLVPLPQAGAVDMAALLDVTPDAAPTLPMTFDPRPRRVPEQELLAEIATPPAPGIPAPTLPDRSEEEVEAVYAEVLRAIVEDQESAGRPAAVLFQDFQVRCRMAGVARPALDLPAFSRRLSCARAGIFAPGAPEWAGVLALAQGLPDDMLGAFLLVARAARDGAPCPSDGDIAHTYGTSSTGRVKRLIGYIESRDLFVTRTDLSGKRSITIPHLGWTTAAAEAV is encoded by the coding sequence ATGACCGTTAGCGTGGACATGGGCACCGACACGTCGGGCGCGCCCGTGACGATGGACCTCGAGGAACTGCTCGCCACCCGGCTGCTCGTCCAGGGCAATTCTGGGTCGGGAAAGTCGCATCTGCTGCGCCGGCTGCTGGAGCGGTCCGCCGGGCAGGTGCAGCAGGTGGTGATCGACCCCGAGGGCGATTTCGTGACGTTGTCCGACCGCTACGGCCATGTCGTGATCGAGGGCGCGGACTATGCCGAGCGCGAGGTGGCGCGAATCGCCGCGCGCCTGCGCGAGCATCGCGCCAGCGTCGTGCTGTCGCTGGAGGGACTGGAGGCGGAGGGGCAGATGCGCTGCGCCGCGGGGTTCCTGAACGCGCTGTTCGATGCCCCGCGCGAACATTGGTATCCCGCGCTGGTGGTGGTGGACGAGGCGCAGCTGTTCGCCCCCACCACCGGGGGCGAGGTGGCGGAGGAGGTACGGCGCGCGTCGCTGTCGGCGATGACCAACCTGATGTGCCGCGGGCGCAAGCGCGGGCTGGCGGGCGTGATCGCGACGCAGCGGCTGGCGAAGCTCGCCAAGAACGTCGCGGCGGAGGCGTCGAACTTCCTGATGGGGCGCACCTTCCTCGACATCGACATGGCGCGCGCCGCCGACCTGCTGGGGATGGAGCGGCGGCAGGCGGAGGCGATCCGCGACCTGGCGCGCGGCACCTTCCTGGCGCTGGGCCCCGCGGTGTCGCGGCGTCCGCTGACGGTGCGCATCGGCGCGGTGGAGGACGCAGGCGCGCAGCGCAGCCCCAAGCTGGTGCCGCTGCCGCAGGCGGGCGCGGTCGATATGGCGGCGCTGCTCGACGTGACGCCGGACGCCGCACCGACGCTGCCGATGACGTTCGACCCGCGCCCGCGCCGCGTCCCCGAACAGGAATTGCTGGCGGAGATCGCCACGCCGCCGGCGCCCGGCATCCCCGCCCCGACGCTGCCCGATCGGTCGGAGGAGGAGGTCGAGGCGGTCTATGCCGAGGTCTTGCGCGCGATCGTCGAGGATCAGGAGAGCGCCGGCCGTCCCGCCGCGGTGCTGTTCCAGGATTTCCAGGTGCGCTGCCGCATGGCCGGCGTCGCGCGGCCCGCGCTGGACCTGCCCGCGTTCAGTCGCCGCCTGTCGTGCGCGCGCGCCGGCATCTTTGCGCCGGGCGCGCCGGAATGGGCCGGGGTGCTGGCGCTGGCGCAGGGGCTGCCCGACGACATGCTCGGCGCGTTCCTGCTCGTGGCGCGCGCCGCGCGCGACGGCGCGCCGTGTCCGTCCGACGGCGACATCGCGCACACCTACGGCACCAGCTCGACCGGGCGGGTGAAGCGGCTGATCGGCTATATCGAGAGCCGCGACCTGTTCGTGACGCGCACCGACCTGTCGGGGAAACGGTCGATCACGATCCCGCATCTCGGCTGGACGACCGCGGCTGCGGAGGCGGTGTA